One Pleurocapsa minor HA4230-MV1 DNA segment encodes these proteins:
- a CDS encoding substrate-binding domain-containing protein: protein MLHKRHNSVATLAILLSLVGVSEPAKAFLLAQSDSAPNTFAVPDKLPQDTIKIAASNSINGISTSLKESFTAKYPQAKVNIKTQDSVSALKSLSEGQADLAAIGRVLTTAEKAQGFISVPISREKIAIVVSNNNPFNGNLTIDQFAQIFRGEITDWAQIGGTPGTIQLIDAPNINDTRQAFPNYPVFQSGEFKTGSTANQLKQDSIEAMIAKLGTNGIGYAVANDVIKRDDVKVITMHQTQPDDPRYPFSEPFNLIYQGTPSTAAQAYLGFATTQGGKQVIANRVGSISAAAVTSIAPKAASDLASKNTAIPSLEADVEGKKNSAIADSKNVALQTTKTATVKNAPKAIAGSLGVESLGNAGKPDVGVNGVDKNVTANADVNPNLQQSGEANPALKASGEVNPDVQQSGEVNPDLNASGEVNPNIQQSGEVNPNVNGSGEVNPNIQQSGESLSSKNNADGEAVAPIAQAEVDRGTNAENQKSNWWWWLLPILGIFLIAAAILGRRKKSDREPALNDISNINNLDSGPNPNPPGSPGGGVPPVGVNSSGNVVNNLAENTANTSSNMGMAGMTAGGAALAGGVAANLAGRRNRTENVADPDLDLDLDLDLAESTSVEEIPSNPVSEFTGQETRLQVGDQSTNLQIDDDDVDSQGIDNISLGGAAVSRFPDSEHELENETAIDPVVERPDVANLDTSVSGLTTPTVETDSATTQANIGREFPGDFVLQEEARDITVPDEVATNRDVTSGDFDLSNTVEPDVNMPDLSQDTDLNVGAQVNNTSVAFPDSVGDVTIPDVDLSTDTDVDPNIDSSGIDGVTLAGGAAALGGAAALGMFNRGDSTTEDTEINVADFSQETDLNTGDRVEEQASSVSFADTTEITTPEVETADFSQETDLNTGDRVEELDSSVSFADTTEITTPEFETTDFSQETDLNTGDRVEELDSSVSFADTTEITTPEVETADFSQETDLNTGDRVEELDSSVSFADTTEITTPEFETTDFSQETDLNTGDRADDLDTWVSFTDTTEITNPDVDLSTDTDVDPNIHGVAQAGGAAALGGAAASRMFDRDNQPTSDIQEFETFETSFDFSEDTTPTNVTDNVSTDAEATSVDEVNSLEGITLDNLANRDDINLDDINIDDNESLEVITFDDATATEDLTFDRFTLDDFDSNINATLEEITFDDATDTSDLTLDEITLNDVDSDRTTSSTVEEITFDDAATSDLNLEDITFEDTQVSRRSFVSDTEQNELDEEINLDDLGFEDTDPANTADFDLLSDNTAEITSLPDQSNDMNNISEWLDSLETPNQDTDNISEWLDTLDKDSFRDDPNADRDSLNLETTTNETDEISFQFLEDLLDRDSDPNRNNQ from the coding sequence ATGTTACATAAAAGACATAACTCTGTAGCTACATTAGCAATATTATTAAGTTTGGTAGGTGTTTCAGAACCAGCCAAAGCTTTTCTCTTGGCTCAATCTGATTCGGCACCGAATACATTTGCTGTGCCAGACAAATTACCCCAAGATACAATCAAGATTGCTGCCTCTAATAGTATTAATGGTATTAGCACTAGTTTAAAGGAAAGTTTTACGGCTAAATATCCTCAAGCCAAAGTTAATATTAAGACCCAGGATTCTGTTTCGGCGCTAAAAAGCCTTTCTGAAGGTCAAGCTGACCTCGCTGCAATAGGTCGAGTCTTAACAACAGCAGAAAAAGCACAAGGATTTATCTCTGTTCCTATTAGTAGAGAAAAAATTGCGATCGTCGTCTCTAACAACAATCCGTTCAATGGCAATTTAACAATCGATCAGTTTGCCCAAATTTTTAGAGGTGAGATTACTGATTGGGCGCAAATTGGCGGAACTCCTGGCACAATTCAGCTGATAGATGCTCCTAATATTAATGATACTAGACAAGCTTTTCCTAACTACCCTGTGTTTCAGTCAGGAGAATTTAAGACAGGTTCGACTGCAAATCAATTAAAGCAAGATAGTATCGAGGCGATGATTGCCAAATTGGGTACAAATGGTATTGGTTATGCAGTAGCTAACGATGTCATCAAACGAGATGATGTCAAAGTCATCACAATGCATCAAACTCAGCCTGATGATCCCAGATATCCCTTCTCTGAACCGTTTAATCTAATTTATCAAGGTACTCCCAGTACAGCAGCGCAAGCATATCTAGGATTTGCCACTACTCAAGGCGGAAAACAAGTAATTGCTAATCGAGTTGGTTCAATCTCAGCGGCTGCGGTAACATCAATTGCCCCAAAAGCAGCGTCCGATCTAGCTAGCAAAAATACAGCTATACCTTCACTTGAAGCTGATGTAGAGGGTAAAAAGAATAGCGCGATCGCCGACAGTAAAAATGTAGCTTTACAAACTACTAAAACAGCTACTGTTAAAAATGCTCCCAAGGCGATCGCTGGGAGCCTGGGTGTAGAATCTCTGGGTAATGCAGGCAAGCCTGATGTTGGGGTAAATGGAGTAGACAAAAACGTCACAGCCAATGCTGATGTCAATCCTAACCTTCAGCAAAGTGGGGAAGCTAATCCTGCTCTCAAGGCCAGTGGGGAAGTTAACCCTGACGTTCAACAAAGTGGGGAAGTTAACCCTGATCTTAATGCCAGTGGGGAAGTCAACCCTAACATTCAACAAAGCGGGGAAGTTAACCCTAATGTCAATGGTAGTGGGGAAGTTAACCCTAACATTCAACAAAGTGGGGAATCTCTATCCTCAAAAAATAATGCTGATGGGGAAGCCGTTGCTCCTATTGCCCAAGCAGAAGTAGATCGAGGCACAAACGCAGAGAACCAAAAAAGTAACTGGTGGTGGTGGCTACTGCCAATTCTGGGAATCTTTCTAATAGCAGCAGCCATTTTGGGCCGACGTAAGAAAAGCGATCGAGAACCAGCTCTTAACGACATTTCTAACATCAATAATCTAGATAGCGGGCCTAATCCTAATCCTCCAGGTTCGCCTGGTGGTGGAGTTCCTCCTGTCGGTGTCAATAGCTCAGGCAACGTAGTAAATAATCTTGCCGAGAATACAGCAAATACTTCTTCTAATATGGGTATGGCTGGGATGACAGCGGGCGGTGCAGCTTTGGCAGGAGGTGTGGCAGCAAACCTTGCAGGGAGAAGAAATAGAACTGAAAACGTCGCCGATCCTGATTTAGATCTAGATTTAGATCTAGATTTGGCTGAATCAACTTCAGTTGAAGAAATACCCTCTAACCCTGTTAGCGAGTTCACAGGACAAGAAACTAGATTGCAGGTTGGCGATCAATCAACCAATCTACAAATAGATGATGATGATGTTGATTCTCAAGGCATTGACAACATATCCCTAGGTGGAGCAGCAGTTTCAAGATTCCCAGACTCAGAACATGAATTAGAAAATGAAACTGCGATCGATCCTGTTGTCGAACGCCCTGATGTAGCAAATTTAGACACCAGTGTTTCTGGATTGACTACACCAACAGTAGAAACCGATTCAGCAACTACTCAAGCAAATATCGGCAGAGAATTTCCAGGTGATTTTGTTCTTCAAGAGGAAGCAAGAGATATAACCGTACCTGATGAAGTCGCTACTAATAGAGATGTAACTAGTGGTGATTTCGATTTATCTAATACTGTCGAGCCTGATGTTAATATGCCAGATTTAAGTCAGGATACTGATTTAAATGTAGGTGCGCAGGTAAATAATACATCTGTAGCTTTTCCCGATTCAGTGGGAGATGTAACTATTCCTGATGTTGACTTATCAACTGATACTGATGTAGATCCTAATATTGATAGCAGTGGCATTGATGGCGTGACTCTAGCAGGCGGTGCAGCAGCCCTTGGTGGTGCAGCAGCATTAGGAATGTTTAACCGTGGAGATAGCACTACAGAAGATACAGAAATCAATGTAGCTGATTTTAGTCAAGAGACTGATTTAAACACTGGCGATCGCGTAGAGGAGCAGGCTAGCTCGGTAAGTTTCGCAGATACCACAGAGATCACTACTCCTGAAGTTGAAACAGCTGATTTTAGTCAAGAGACTGATTTAAACACTGGCGATCGCGTAGAGGAGCTGGATAGCTCAGTAAGTTTCGCAGATACCACAGAGATCACTACTCCTGAGTTTGAGACAACTGATTTTAGTCAAGAGACTGATTTAAATACTGGCGATCGCGTAGAGGAGCTGGATAGCTCGGTAAGTTTCGCAGATACCACAGAGATCACTACTCCTGAAGTTGAAACAGCTGATTTTAGCCAAGAGACTGATTTAAACACTGGCGATCGCGTAGAGGAGCTGGATAGCTCAGTAAGTTTCGCAGATACCACAGAGATCACCACTCCTGAGTTTGAGACAACTGATTTTAGTCAAGAGACTGATTTAAATACTGGCGATCGCGCAGATGATCTTGATACCTGGGTAAGCTTTACGGATACCACAGAGATAACCAATCCTGATGTTGACTTATCAACTGATACTGATGTAGATCCTAATATTCATGGCGTAGCTCAAGCAGGAGGTGCAGCAGCCTTGGGTGGCGCAGCAGCGTCAAGAATGTTTGATCGAGATAACCAACCAACTTCTGATATTCAAGAATTTGAAACTTTTGAAACCTCTTTCGATTTTTCAGAGGATACTACTCCCACTAATGTTACTGATAATGTAAGTACTGATGCTGAAGCCACCTCCGTTGATGAGGTTAATAGTTTAGAAGGAATTACCCTAGATAATCTGGCGAATCGGGATGATATTAATCTAGATGACATCAATATAGATGATAATGAAAGTCTCGAAGTAATTACTTTTGATGATGCGACTGCTACCGAAGATTTGACCTTCGATCGGTTCACCCTCGACGATTTCGATAGTAATATCAATGCCACTCTTGAAGAGATCACCTTTGATGATGCCACTGATACAAGCGATCTTACTCTCGATGAGATTACTCTTAACGATGTAGACAGCGATCGCACAACTAGTTCCACTGTCGAAGAAATCACTTTTGATGATGCTGCTACAAGCGACTTAAACCTAGAAGATATTACCTTTGAGGATACTCAAGTTTCTAGACGTAGTTTTGTCAGCGATACTGAGCAGAATGAGCTTGATGAGGAGATAAATCTCGATGATTTAGGTTTTGAGGATACCGATCCAGCTAATACTGCTGATTTCGATTTATTAAGTGATAATACGGCAGAAATTACCAGTTTGCCAGATCAATCTAACGATATGAACAATATCTCTGAATGGTTAGATAGTTTGGAAACTCCTAATCAAGACACTGACAATATTTCTGAATGGTTAGATACTCTAGACAAAGATAGTTTCCGTGACGATCCTAATGCCGATCGGGACAGCTTAAATCTAGAAACAACTACCAACGAGACAGATGAAATTTCTTTCCAATTCCTAGAAGATTTATTAGATCGAGATTCCGATCCTAATCGCAATAATCAATAG
- a CDS encoding NAD(P)H-quinone oxidoreductase subunit O, with protein MPAIKKGSLVKVVKEKLEGSAEAKASDTRFPSYLFDSKGQILELSDDYALVQFYVPTPNVWLRLDQLEEAK; from the coding sequence ATGCCAGCCATTAAGAAAGGATCGTTAGTCAAAGTAGTTAAAGAAAAGCTAGAAGGTAGTGCAGAAGCTAAAGCAAGTGATACACGCTTCCCCTCATATTTATTTGACAGTAAAGGACAGATTTTAGAGCTGAGTGACGATTATGCTCTAGTCCAGTTTTATGTACCAACGCCTAATGTCTGGCTACGCTTGGATCAGCTAGAAGAAGCAAAATAG
- a CDS encoding pentapeptide repeat-containing protein: MANIEHLTNLRQGAVSWMNWLDNHHQPNIDLINADLRGVNLAKAYLVKASLAGSDLTAVQLNQANLTGANLTGAKLLDADLKQANLTGVNLQSACLIDADFYQANLIGSDLRLVRGPGANFSQANLIGSSIRQAILPQVNFSQAQLNRANLSETNLVKASFDRADLSGANFFEAELQSASFYQANLYRLKAIATHVSHGYFLGSNLIEASLIGCDLRWSNLSYTDLQGADLQQAKLRGANLTRANLTRANLSGADLRGANLQNANLSHTNLTDADIEDTIFDKAIFTATIMPDRQKQD; the protein is encoded by the coding sequence GTGGCAAATATTGAGCATCTAACTAATTTAAGACAGGGTGCAGTAAGTTGGATGAATTGGTTAGACAATCATCATCAGCCAAATATTGATTTGATTAATGCCGATCTTCGGGGTGTCAATCTAGCGAAGGCTTATTTGGTTAAAGCCAGTTTAGCGGGTTCAGATTTAACCGCCGTACAGTTGAATCAAGCCAATCTGACTGGGGCTAATTTAACGGGTGCAAAATTGCTTGATGCTGACCTGAAGCAGGCGAATTTAACTGGAGTTAACTTACAGTCGGCTTGTTTAATTGATGCGGATTTTTATCAGGCTAATCTAATCGGCTCAGATCTAAGATTGGTTCGAGGCCCAGGGGCAAACTTTAGTCAGGCAAACCTCATTGGTTCATCGATCAGACAGGCAATATTACCCCAAGTCAACTTTTCCCAAGCCCAGCTCAATCGTGCTAATCTCAGCGAAACTAATCTAGTTAAGGCTAGTTTCGATCGGGCGGATCTGTCGGGAGCTAATTTTTTTGAAGCCGAATTACAGTCTGCCAGTTTTTATCAGGCTAACCTATATCGGCTCAAGGCGATCGCTACTCATGTAAGCCATGGTTATTTTCTTGGTAGTAATTTGATTGAAGCTAGTTTAATTGGCTGTGACCTACGCTGGTCAAACTTAAGCTACACCGATCTTCAGGGCGCAGACTTGCAGCAGGCAAAGTTAAGAGGAGCAAATCTAACCAGAGCAAATCTAACCAGGGCAAACCTGTCAGGAGCAGATCTTCGAGGGGCTAACTTGCAAAATGCTAATCTCAGCCACACTAATCTGACAGATGCAGATATTGAAGATACAATTTTTGACAAGGCAATATTTACCGCAACTATCATGCCCGATCGTCAAAAACAGGATTAA
- a CDS encoding sucrose-phosphate phosphatase, whose amino-acid sequence MNPFLFVTDLDNTLVGDDAALVELNQKLAAHRQQHNSKIVYATGRSLYLYRLLAEAKSLLPPDALITAVGTEMYFDRQESQYDQEWADILAQGWNRPEIVAIASQFIDLQLQPNSEQNPFKISYYLAEAAAESTLTKLQAALEQQGFDIKLIYSAGQDLDLLPKNGDKGLAVQFLRRRWQIAPEQTIVCGDSGNDISMFEGQEKSLLVANAKPELLKWYAANKNDNNYLAKSDCAGGIIEGLKHFGFI is encoded by the coding sequence ATGAATCCTTTTTTATTTGTAACTGATTTAGATAATACTTTAGTTGGTGATGACGCTGCGTTAGTAGAGCTTAACCAAAAACTAGCTGCCCATCGTCAACAGCATAACAGTAAAATTGTCTATGCTACTGGGCGATCGCTTTATCTCTATCGTTTATTAGCCGAAGCAAAATCATTACTCCCTCCAGACGCGCTAATTACTGCGGTGGGGACAGAAATGTATTTTGATCGGCAAGAGTCACAGTATGACCAAGAATGGGCAGATATTCTGGCTCAGGGATGGAATCGCCCAGAGATAGTAGCGATCGCCAGCCAGTTTATCGATTTACAGTTGCAGCCAAATTCTGAACAAAATCCGTTTAAAATTAGCTATTATCTGGCAGAAGCAGCAGCAGAATCTACCCTGACGAAACTACAAGCAGCCTTAGAGCAACAAGGTTTTGACATCAAGCTAATCTACAGTGCTGGTCAAGATTTAGATTTGTTACCCAAAAATGGTGACAAGGGTTTGGCAGTTCAGTTTCTCCGCCGTAGATGGCAAATTGCACCAGAACAAACGATAGTCTGTGGGGATTCTGGTAATGATATTTCCATGTTTGAAGGTCAAGAGAAAAGCTTGCTGGTAGCCAATGCCAAACCAGAGTTGTTGAAATGGTATGCAGCAAATAAAAATGATAATAATTATTTAGCTAAATCTGACTGTGCTGGAGGAATTATTGAAGGGTTGAAACACTTTGGTTTTATCTAA
- a CDS encoding TVP38/TMEM64 family protein, whose amino-acid sequence MVIWQEWLSQAHHWLSSLGYLAYPAFISIYLAATLVGLPAIFLFLAAGSLFGFIPGLILVSLADTLSVAVCYQLGRTVARKKISQWVAQRPQWREFDRAVAKKGWKIVFLTRLSPLVPSNVLNYGFSLTKINFWQYLFVSWLAMLPVIALYVYLASVGTNLLSGDNNDPKQITASIIGLITSLMAIAYTTKLMYGTLIPKSTQPTKPDLPQSSKAEKREKAKR is encoded by the coding sequence ATGGTTATTTGGCAAGAATGGCTTTCTCAAGCTCATCATTGGCTTAGTTCTTTGGGATACCTAGCGTATCCCGCTTTTATTAGTATTTATTTAGCAGCAACCTTAGTTGGTTTACCAGCAATTTTTCTTTTTTTGGCTGCGGGAAGCTTATTTGGCTTTATTCCTGGCTTAATTTTAGTATCTTTAGCTGATACCTTAAGCGTTGCCGTCTGCTATCAGTTAGGGAGGACAGTAGCCCGTAAGAAAATCAGCCAATGGGTTGCTCAACGTCCTCAATGGAGGGAGTTCGATCGTGCAGTAGCAAAAAAAGGTTGGAAAATTGTATTTTTAACTCGTCTATCACCGCTCGTCCCTTCTAATGTACTCAACTACGGCTTTAGCCTAACTAAAATTAACTTTTGGCAATATCTATTTGTGTCCTGGCTAGCAATGCTGCCTGTCATTGCTCTCTACGTCTATTTAGCCTCTGTCGGCACTAATTTACTGTCAGGCGATAACAATGACCCAAAACAGATTACCGCTTCCATTATTGGCTTAATAACGTCTTTAATGGCGATCGCCTACACCACCAAGCTCATGTACGGAACTCTAATTCCTAAATCGACTCAACCAACTAAACCTGATTTGCCACAATCATCCAAGGCTGAGAAAAGAGAAAAAGCTAAAAGATAG
- a CDS encoding glycosyltransferase family 4 protein — protein sequence MKILILSARDLRGGAARAAYRLHQGLLAKQVDSQMLVQNKLSDCQSVIAPKSKIQRGIAATKPALDQLPLNLYRHRDRAINIYSSQWLPNQIVAQIEQINPDVINLHWVNGGFVPIEALSKLKQPLVWTLHDMWAFTGGCHYSGTCDRYMQSCGACPQLGSDRHWDLSHWNWRRKTKAWQNLNLTVVTPSNWLASCAKSSSLFQNFPVQVIGNGIDPQLYQPHDPLFARKVFNLPTDKKIILFGALNSTQDRRKGFTLLLSALEYLKSAQQADQIELVIFGASEPSQPIDFGFKTHYIGQLSDDVALSLLYASADVFVAPSIQDNLPNTVLEALFCATPCAAFKIGGMSDLIEHQQNGYLAQPEQPQDLAQGIDWILADDTRHQHLRKNSRAKAIANFQLEQQTQKYLQVFTDLRSKLAP from the coding sequence ATGAAAATTCTCATTTTAAGCGCCAGAGATCTTCGCGGAGGCGCTGCCCGTGCTGCCTATCGTCTACATCAAGGCTTGTTGGCAAAGCAAGTAGACTCACAGATGTTAGTGCAGAATAAACTCAGCGACTGCCAGAGCGTCATTGCCCCTAAAAGCAAAATTCAACGGGGAATTGCTGCCACTAAGCCAGCCTTAGATCAGCTACCCCTCAATTTATATCGTCATCGCGATCGCGCAATCAATATCTATTCTTCTCAGTGGCTGCCCAATCAGATTGTCGCGCAAATTGAACAGATAAATCCTGATGTAATTAACCTGCACTGGGTTAATGGTGGTTTTGTCCCCATTGAAGCCTTAAGCAAACTTAAGCAACCGTTGGTTTGGACTCTACATGATATGTGGGCTTTTACTGGAGGATGTCACTATAGTGGCACATGCGATCGCTATATGCAGTCTTGTGGTGCTTGTCCTCAGTTGGGTAGCGATCGTCACTGGGATTTATCTCACTGGAATTGGCGACGTAAAACAAAAGCTTGGCAAAATTTAAACTTAACCGTGGTTACTCCTAGCAACTGGTTAGCTAGCTGTGCTAAATCTAGTTCTCTGTTCCAAAACTTCCCAGTGCAAGTTATTGGTAACGGCATCGATCCCCAGCTTTATCAGCCTCACGATCCCCTATTCGCGAGAAAAGTTTTTAACCTACCCACAGACAAAAAAATTATTCTGTTTGGTGCTTTAAACAGCACCCAAGATCGGCGGAAAGGATTTACTCTCTTGTTGTCTGCCTTAGAATACCTCAAATCTGCTCAACAGGCAGATCAAATCGAGCTAGTAATTTTTGGTGCATCTGAGCCATCTCAACCGATCGACTTTGGTTTTAAGACCCATTATATTGGACAATTAAGCGACGATGTGGCTTTATCTCTGCTGTATGCCTCAGCCGATGTTTTTGTCGCCCCTTCGATCCAAGACAATTTACCCAACACGGTTTTAGAAGCCTTGTTTTGTGCCACTCCTTGTGCTGCATTTAAGATTGGCGGGATGAGCGATCTCATTGAACATCAACAAAACGGATATCTTGCCCAGCCTGAACAGCCTCAAGATTTAGCCCAAGGAATTGACTGGATTTTAGCAGATGACACTAGGCATCAACACCTAAGAAAAAATAGTAGAGCTAAAGCGATCGCCAATTTTCAGCTGGAACAACAAACTCAAAAATACTTACAAGTTTTTACTGATTTACGTAGTAAGCTAGCACCATAA
- a CDS encoding glycosyltransferase — MFSSISVDIVTITAKIDNALFATLSNVSQQKYYAINHIVIYHHASDVELKRLQAYSHRHNFAYYPQVGSGIASAFNEGIQHSQGTLILFLNSGDTLITDDVTQRVVDSYAQDKWLWATGETISLSRNKYLKRHCKQPQVWRETSFWYGNPVCHQSTFYSRQLVEKMGLYREDLSMGMDYEYNIRANLIAHPTLLHFPIAYYDTTGVSSIKVFQQFTHHRRIRDHYFKLSWFKRLKADIYCLLKSLYRLAMIPAKLLL, encoded by the coding sequence ATGTTTAGTAGTATTTCTGTAGATATAGTCACAATTACTGCCAAAATTGACAACGCTCTGTTTGCTACCTTGAGTAACGTCAGTCAACAGAAGTATTACGCCATCAACCACATTGTGATTTACCATCATGCCAGTGATGTAGAGTTAAAGCGCTTACAAGCCTATAGTCATCGCCATAATTTTGCTTATTATCCCCAGGTAGGTTCAGGAATTGCTTCAGCTTTTAATGAGGGTATTCAGCACAGTCAAGGAACATTAATTTTGTTTCTTAACTCAGGAGATACTTTGATTACCGATGATGTAACTCAACGAGTAGTAGATTCTTACGCTCAAGATAAGTGGCTATGGGCAACGGGAGAAACTATCTCCCTCAGTCGCAATAAATATCTCAAAAGACACTGCAAGCAGCCGCAGGTTTGGCGCGAGACTTCATTCTGGTATGGTAATCCAGTTTGTCACCAGTCAACTTTCTATTCTCGACAACTGGTCGAAAAGATGGGACTGTATCGAGAAGATTTATCAATGGGCATGGATTATGAATACAATATCAGAGCTAATCTAATTGCTCATCCCACTTTGTTACATTTTCCTATAGCTTATTACGATACTACTGGTGTCTCATCCATCAAAGTTTTTCAGCAGTTTACTCATCACCGTCGTATACGCGATCATTATTTTAAGTTATCCTGGTTTAAGCGCTTAAAAGCGGATATTTATTGTCTGCTTAAATCTCTTTACCGATTAGCAATGATTCCAGCGAAGCTACTACTGTAA
- a CDS encoding glycosyltransferase family 2 protein produces MSVSKNPSVSIIIPTYNETDNIEAVVQKFLDSKYPHLLEIIIVDGTSTDGTQGKIEKLSRIHPQIKLLDNPQRIQSAALNIALKACKGDIYLRADAHCNYAPDYIEQCVDALQKSQAVNVGGAQRFVAANTFQAGVALASRSLLGSGGARYRNPHYDGYAETVFLGCFWRSVLADIGGYEVTRKEDSELNFRLLKAYGEKAIYISSQIKVWYFPRRNWLGLWRQYIKYGRGSCIMSARYADTLPLRNKIPFFGIMVLTTALIADLIIFHGALHTIPAIFLGICLIALEAARVTAKYHTGFREKFWSNPKQAAPNFISRWFWCTIAIATMPIAHFVGFGYQLYLRKILGNQDNCFFESKSSIPRSNSRAKQKIKA; encoded by the coding sequence ATGAGTGTGAGCAAAAACCCATCTGTTTCGATCATCATTCCTACTTATAACGAAACTGACAATATAGAAGCAGTTGTCCAAAAATTTTTAGACTCGAAGTATCCTCACTTACTAGAAATAATAATTGTAGATGGAACTAGCACAGATGGAACACAAGGTAAGATTGAAAAATTATCTCGGATTCATCCTCAGATTAAGCTTTTAGATAATCCTCAGCGTATTCAGTCAGCAGCACTTAATATAGCTCTTAAAGCCTGCAAGGGTGATATCTATCTGCGGGCAGATGCTCATTGTAACTATGCTCCAGACTATATCGAGCAGTGTGTTGACGCTTTACAAAAATCTCAGGCAGTTAATGTTGGTGGTGCGCAACGCTTTGTGGCTGCCAATACTTTTCAAGCAGGAGTGGCTTTAGCTTCCCGCAGTCTCCTCGGCAGTGGCGGTGCTAGATATCGCAATCCTCACTACGATGGCTATGCCGAAACAGTTTTTCTGGGGTGTTTTTGGCGTTCAGTACTAGCGGATATTGGTGGTTATGAAGTTACGCGTAAAGAAGATTCTGAGCTAAACTTTCGTTTACTCAAGGCTTACGGTGAAAAAGCTATTTACATTAGCTCTCAAATAAAGGTTTGGTATTTTCCTCGGCGCAATTGGCTCGGACTATGGAGGCAATATATCAAATATGGTCGAGGTAGCTGTATTATGTCTGCTAGATATGCCGACACCTTACCTTTAAGAAACAAAATTCCCTTTTTTGGGATTATGGTGTTAACTACAGCTTTGATTGCTGATTTAATCATTTTCCACGGTGCTTTACACACTATTCCCGCAATTTTCTTGGGTATTTGCCTAATTGCTTTAGAAGCAGCTCGTGTAACTGCTAAGTATCATACTGGTTTCCGCGAAAAATTTTGGTCGAACCCGAAACAAGCAGCGCCTAATTTTATTAGTCGTTGGTTTTGGTGTACGATCGCGATCGCAACTATGCCAATCGCCCACTTTGTAGGGTTTGGCTATCAGCTTTATCTACGGAAAATTTTAGGCAATCAAGATAATTGCTTTTTTGAGTCAAAAAGTAGTATTCCTCGCAGTAATTCTCGTGCGAAACAGAAAATAAAGGCATAA